ctccagcccccagccccccgtcCCCCTCGCCCACCCNNNNNNNNNNNNNNNNNNNNNNNNNNAGGAGGCTGTTACATCAGTGCCACCTGACATTAAACTCCTAGTGCACTGGCAAAGGAAGTACAGCTAGCTTGCTGATTGTTAGTGGAATCAGTTTGGTGGCTGACTGGATTTTGGAGGCACGAGAGAGGTATTGGTGTGTTTGTTGGAAAGTCCTGAGAGAAGGCAAGATCCAGGTGCCTTACTGGTATATACATGACTGGTGTCCAGTCTAACCCATGGACGCATAAACATTGGTTCTTTAACAGTCCTGCTccactgttttaaatatttcaatgcagttgtcctctcctccctcctctttctcctccctctttctcctcctgtccTCCGCTTCCTCATCCTACTCCTCCTCGATTCTTCCCCTGATAGTGCCATCTGTCGGATAAGGCTGTCCTCTCTGGACAGGCAGAAGAGTGTCCTTTCTGAGGTTTGTGGGATTGGTCCCTTAGGCCAGGTTGGCACTTTGCCTGCCCTACCATCCTGTTAGCCTAAGACATGGTACGTGGTAAGTGGACCACAGATGTGTCTTCAAACTtgtatttttgttcctcttttcagAATACAGTGATGGTGGTAGACCAcctcaaggaagaaagaaaggttgGAGTTCTTTCCCAGGTAATTCTGGCGAGAGGAGCCCTCATTATGAACACGATGGGTGTGAGCCTCAGCCCTCACACCTCCAGGAGGATGATGGAAACATGGTGAAGAGGGATGTCCAGGAGGACCCCGAAGTAAGACAGTAAGTGGCCAGGCAGCAGGGTTTGTACACAGCAGCCCCTGGGACTATGCACCTTTCTCAGTCCCCGTggacttgtttttcttctctcactgCAAAACTGAAGCATGCTAGAAGTGAAATAATGGTTGAGCAATCCTAATTGTAGTGCTGGTGTCAAAGAGACGAGGGTGTACAGAAGACTTACCTAGCACTTATGGCCCCTCACCCTCCTTCTCTCCACATTCCCCCCTGCAGCTCTCCCTGTACCTTCCGAGGCAACAAGAAGAGAGTGAGATGGGACAGTAAAGGCCACATGCATATGACTCTGTGGAGAACGAGAAAACCTctggagagagaaatgggggagGACACACAAGACGGAACCCCAGGGAGCTGGTTCATGGTCACAGTGAGTATCCTGAAAAATGTATGGAATGTGCAGGAGAGAAAAGCCAGGCGGAGTTGTGTTGATCTCATGTAGAGATGCTGGTTAATTTCACTGGGGACAGTTTGTAATCTGCCCTTTTTATTACCAGGAGTTAACAATCTTGTTCATCTAAGGGCAAATTCCAAGAAGCAGTGTAAAGGAAACAGGCTGACTGTAAGGAGAACGGAGGAGCCTGTCTCAAGGCAAAGTTGGAAACTACTGCCAAAGATATGGAGCAACTCCACATTGGAGGTCTCAGTTTGGCAAGCTGAGTTGGGAGATGGAGGATCGAGCCTCTGGAGACCTTGTCTGAGGGGCAAGCAGTGTCTGTCTGTACTGGGTAGGATCTCCTGGAAATTTATAAAAGGAAGATCATCTCTGACACCTTGATTATTTGGAAGAGAGTTTGACTGGAGAGAAAGAGTATTTAGGAAATCCATATTACGCACACCCATAAGAAATCATGCCAGTGGTTCCTTCTTTAGAAGCCCTTTCAAGCTCAGTAGAAGGCCGGAGAAGAACAGGTAAAGGTTCATCCTCCAGCCTAAATTCCCTGTTGTCTgtcctctctcccatcccttctTCTCATCCTTAGATTCCTTCTGGGATAAAGTATGACAGGACATGGCTAATGAACTCAATCCAGAGCCACTGCAGTGACCCCTTCACTCCAGTGGACATAAGAGAGGATGCCGAAGCCAGACGCGTGGgcacagggaagggggagagagagacctGGTTCAGCAGGGTCTGTTGGCTTCTGATACTATTGCTGTTGCATTCAACAGAGTATTGTTCAGGGCaaggctggaggaagggagacTGTTCAGGAGGCTGTTACATCAGTGCCACCTGACATTAAAGCTCCTAGTGCACTGGCAAAGGAAGTACAGCTAGTTTGCTGATTGTTAGTGGAATCGGTTTGGTGGCTGATTGGATTTGGGAGGCACGAGAGAGGTATTGGTGTGGTTGTTGGAAAGTCCTGAGAGAAGGCAAGATTCGGGTGCCTTCCTGGTATATACATGACTGGTGTTCAGTCTAACCCATGGACGCATACACCTCGGTTCTTTATCAGTCCTGCTccactgttttaaatatttcagtgcagctgtcctctcctccttcctctttctcctccctctttctcctcctgtcctcctcttcctcatcctacTCCTCCTCGATTCTTCCCCTGATAGTGCCATCTGTCGGATAAGGCTGTCCTCTCTGGACAGGCAGAAGAGTGTCCTTTCTGAGGTTTGTGGGATTGGTCCCTTAGGCCAGGTTGGCACTTTGCCTGCCCTACCATCCTGTTAGCCTAAGACATGGTACGTGGTAAGTGGACCAAAGATGTGTCTTCAAACTtgtatttttgttcctcttttaatAATACAGTGATGGTGGTAGACCAcctcaagaagaaagaaaggttgGAGTTCTTTCCCAGGTAATTCTGGCGAGAGGAGCCCTCATTATGAACACAATGGGTGTGAGCCTCAGCCCTCACAACTCCAGGAGGATGATGGAAACGTGATGAAGAGGGATGTCTAGGAGGACACCGAAGTAAGAGAGTAAGTGACCAGGCCGCAGGGTTTGTACACAGCAGTCCCTGGGATGATGCACTTCTCTCAGTCTCCGTggacttgtttttcttctctcactgCAAAACTGAAGCATGCTAGAAGAGAAATAATGGTTGAGCACTCCTAACTGTAGTGCTGGTGTCAAAGAGATGTGGGTGTACAGAAGACTTTCTTAGCACTTATGGCCCCTCAccctccttctctccacatcccccCTGAAGCTCTCCCAGTACCATCCGAGGCAACAAGAGGGGAGTGAGATGGGACAGTGAAGGCCACGTGCATATGACTGTgtggagaaacagaaaacctCTGGAGAGAGAAATGTGGGAGGACACACAAGATGGAACCCCAGGGAGCTGGTTCAGGGTCACAGTGAGTATCCTGAAAAATGTATGGAATGTGCAGGAGAGAAAAGCCAGGGGGAGTCATGTTGGTCTCATGTAGAGATGCTGGTTTATTTCACTGGGGACAGTTTGTAATCTGTCCTTTTTATTACCAGGAGTTAACAGTCTTCTTCATCTAAGGGCAGATTCCGAGAAGCAGTGTAAAGGGAACAGGCTGACTGTCAGGAGAACGGAGGAGCCTGTCTCAAGGCAAAGATGGAAACTACTtccaaggatatggagcaactccACATTGGAGGTCTCAGTTTGGCAAGCTGAGGGTGGGAGATGGAGGGTCGAGCCTCTTGAGACCTTGTCTGAGGGGCAAGCAGTGTCTATCTGTACTGGGAAGGATCTCCTGGAAATTTATAAAAGGAAGATCATCTCTGACACCTTGATTATTTGGAAGAGATTTTGACTGGAGAGAAAGAGTATTTAGGAAATCCATATTATGCACACCCATAAGAAATCATGCCAGTTGACCCTTCTTTAGAAGCCCTTTCAAGCTCAATAGAAGGccggaaaagaagaggaaaaggttCGTCCTCAGGTCTAAATTCCCTGTTGTCTgtcctctctcccatcccttaTCTTCACCCTTAGATTCCTTATGGGATAAAGTATGAAAAGACAGGGCTAATGAACTCAATCCAGAGCCATTGCAGTGTCCCCTTCACTCCAGTGGACATAAGAAAGGATGCCGGAGCCAGACGCGTGGGCAGAGAGAATGCGGAGAGAGACACCTGGTTCAGCAGGTTCTGTTGGCTTCTGATACTATTGCTGTTGCATTCAATCCCTGTAGTTCCACTTTATGCAAAATGGGGCTCAGTTCTTTGTCCAGGAAGCTAGCACTGCCTCTGCATTGATGGATGTCAGCTTCAAGATTTTTGACGAGGAGAGCCGAAAGGTGTGCGTCAAGGGCGTTACGTGTACCTCATCATGAGGAAGGAGTACAGGCCAGGGGCTGGTTGTCTTCTTTGGAACTAGGGTTCGTGGTGCTTACCCCACCTCTTCTTCCTGCAGATACCTGTCTTTGTCAGCCCCTCCGCTGTTCCCTACTCTGTGCGGGATAAGTTGAAGCCAGAAGAAATGGAGCAGCTAAAGGTAATGCACACTCAAGGCATGTTGTGTGCCAGCGCTTAGacccacctctccttcctccagcccccagccccccgtcCCCCTCGCCCCCGATTTCCCTGCCACCACCACAGCCTCAGAGCggatctctccatctctctctccgcAGCTGACCTTGAGCAAACGATTTGATGTCTCCCAGCAAGCTCTTGAACTCCAGAGGCTCCGCCTTGACCTAGGTACGGCTGACAGCAGTAATTCTAGGGTGGGCGAGGGCAGAGGGGTCTTCCTGGAGGCAGACTTAGGGATGGTAAcgtggggaggggctggtgctGGCCCCAGACCCCACTCAGCCATCtgattccctcccctctccttcctgaaGACTTGGTGTACTCTGATATTGATATAATTCTGAATCAAAGAAGCTGCATGGCCGCCACCCTGCAGATCATCGAAAAGAATTTCCCTGAGGTGAGGCTGTAGGCCCAGTGCTGGTATTAAGGTAGGGGGTGGAAGAGATGGGGTGGAGGGCAGATTTGTCTCCAAGGTCCTAGATAGTAACCTTCACTCTACCTCTTCTTGCCCCACAGCTGTTGTCCTTGAACTTGAGCAGCAACAGACTGTACCAGCTGGATGGTGTGTCTGACATTATACAGATGGCCCCCACGGTCAAGATCCTGAACCTCCCCAAAAATAAGGTGAGAAGAGGGAGCCAGATCAAAGTTGTGGTGAGAGTAGTGGGGGGCATGTTAGTGGCCATTAGAGTGATGACAGGAGGCAGGTGAAGGTAcctgtgggggagggagaggcctgggggtgCAGGGAGCCGGATGTCCCTCTTTCCCTGGGATTCCTTTTCCCACTTCCGCCCCATATTTCTCAGCAAAAGTCTGTGTGGGAGTTGAGCAAGATGCAAGGGCTGAAGCTTGAAGAGCTGTGGCTGCAAGGGAACACACTGTGCGGCACCTTCCCAGACCAGTCCACCTATGTAAGGTCAGTGTGAACACCCTGTCACCCTTCTTGGTGACCTTCACCCATGGGAGCCTAGTCTATCTGTGACAGTGCCCCTTTGCCAAAGGTGGCAGCCCTGGTCTTCTGGGAGGATCACAGGCCCCACCTTCTGCTCTCTCTTTGCCTATCACCGGTGAGGAGTTTCCTTCCCCGAGCTGCTCACCTCTGCAGGGGCTCTGGGGTCTGTTTCCAGCTCTCTGCGCCCAGCTATATTCCACCAAGGCCTCCCAAGAGTGTGCCCCAGGAAGCAGGGCTTCTCCTCCTCACCGGAACCAGGAGCGACCAGCCTTGATCCAGATGCTGGTGCCCTGGACTGAGAAGGGTCCTCCAGCCGAGGGCCTCATGCTGAGACAAGCCTTCCTTCTTCGTGCTGAGATGGGGTTTGCCTCCCCCGTTCTGAGAGGgtccctcttccccttcctccaaaggggttccccctcctctcccaggttGACATGGGGGCTTTCCTGTGCCATGCTGAGGGCTGAGGCCGTGGGTGGCTGCTGTCATGACATCCATTCTGCTGGCCCAGTGCCAGGAGCTGGAGCCTCCTTGGGAAAAAGCAGGGCTCCTTGAGTCAAGGGGCCAGACGTGGGCCCCCGCCAGTGATCAGAGGGCTTCCTGAGGCAGGAGTggaaggcagagggcagaggtggtAGAGGAGACAGAAGGACAGGCCTCTCAGGGGCACTTCCCATCTATCCCTGCACACATCACATCATCTTGCCTGGTCTTTCAGAGGAGCCCTGGGCAGCCTGAGACAGGTATGATTCCTCAGATAAAGAACCAACTCAGACAGGTGCAGGGATCATTGGGAGAGAAGACGGTGATCATCAGAGGGGGCCACGGATCCTCAGCCCCATACTGAGCTGGGACCTGACCCTTTCCTCCTTCTGGGGAAGATCTGCCCCCATGGCTGCTCTGTTTCCCATGCACAAGTCTGGCTGAGCTCACACAGGTGATAAAGTTTCAGCCAGCATCCAGTGTGCCCCCAGCCCAGCATGTGCATATTTTCCATTCCTACCTGGTGTGTCTGGGCAATTCTGGGGCAGGTGAAGAGCCGCAACAGGTGTGCcgtttctcctttcttctctcttcttccctgacCCCGACCACGGTAAagctcctttcccttccctttgttttctctctctcccttgtctCTGTGCCCCTATGTCTCTCTCATCTCTCCCCTCCTACCTTCACTACCTTTCTGTCTTCATCCCCTCCGTCTCCCTCCCTGAGCTCCACCTCACTCACCTCCCTGGCCCAGAATCCTGGGCCATCCCTGGGGGGTGTCCAGGTCTTGCCAGAGTGCTGGACCCCCAGTGAGGTAGCAGAGCCCCGGGCTCCCGCCCcattccctcttctccccacagcCTTCAGTGGGgccctggaggaaggaagggaggcaaaGGAAGCTCTGCAGCATGGGTTTGAGATGCTGGTCCCTGTGGTACTGGAGAAGGGAGTCCGAGTAGTCTGGGTGGGAGCTACCCAGgcgaaggagaggaagggagggagggaaggaatatTAAAGTGAAGGTATTGAGAGAGATGAGGAGACAGTGCCTTTCAGACAGTAAGATGACAGGTGCTCAGTGCTCAACAGGGAAGTGGACCGAGAACCCTTAAAATCAGGAGCAGAGGCGGGCAAAGGGTGCTGCTGGATGGGCCAGAACACACTGATCTCTGTTTATGGTATTACTGTTTTAACTCAAAGGAAGAATTGCAACCTTGAACTATCAACCACCTcttctctatttttggttttggaCAGGGCCGTCAGAGAATGTTTCCCAAAGTTGTTACGCCTGGTAAGTGCCTATGTAAATCATTGTCTCTTACAAATGTCGGTGGCCTCTGCACCTGCCCTCAAGCCCTTTGGATCTTGCCTAGATCACATATTAGCATCAGAACCTTAACCATTTTGGAGGACATGGACTCCTGAAAATGACATGGATGTACTTGctggaaaaaaacccataaatacacacacgcacacacacaagttGAATATAACACTAGAGACTTCCGGGACCTCATGATGAAGACATCCACTGTAAGCTTTCCCATGGAATTTCCAGTGCCCTTTCACACCTGACCTCTGACCCTCACCCTCCTGGGCCCATCCTTTTCCCAGATCATCCAGGGCCACTCCCATGGTCTCCACTCCTGaattcctcttcccttctccaggATGGCCAGGAGTTACCGTTACCAGTTACCATTGATGTTGACACTCCCTACATAGTAAAGCCCTGCAAGGTGAGGAAGAGGATCAAACAACATTTGGGGTGTTGCAGGGAGGCTTTATCTACTGCATAGTCTCAAATGCCATTTGATTCCAGCGCAGCTTCCTTGGATCTGATGAGCTGAAGAGCCTAGTCCTGCAATTCCTGCAGCAGTAAGTACCTCTGGGAAGCTGAGCAAGGGGAAGAGGGCTAGGACAGGTGAGGCCACCTAAGCACAGGTCTGCTCAGGGGAGCTTTCAAGTCTCATTTGAGGTCCAGACCACAGAGATAGACTGTCCTCATTGCTCCCCCTCAGGTACTACTTGATCCATGACTATGGAGACCGACAGGGTCTCGCGGGTGCTTATCACGAGGAGGCCTGCTTCTCCCTGACCATTCCCTTCCACCCCGAGGACCCAGCCCCGTGAGTATCACAGCACAGGCTCTGCTCCTGGGCCGTGTGGCTCCCCAGCAGACACAGGCCAGCTCCTGCAAACACCCACCACCCACTGTTGCTCTTTGTCTCCTAGAAGCAGCTTGTGTGAGTACTTCAAGGACAGCAGGAATATGAAGAACCTGAAGGACCCCCGTGAGTGTGTGATGGGAAGACTGGGTGGGAAAGGGCGGTGAAGGGGTCAATCATAGGGCCCAGGGCGTGGCAGCCCCTGACCTTCTCTCGGTTCCCCTCCCCTCACAGACCTTCGGGTCCAGCTGCTGAAGCACACAAAACGTGTCATTTTGCACACCCTCTGTGTGTTGCCCAAGACTCAGCATGACTTCAGCTCCTTCGTGGTGGACATGTGGTTCCAGATGGTGAGTGCCTGCTTCCTCCCTCGGGTGGGCCCAGGAAGGCGCAGGTGGgtaggtggtggaggtggtgagtgGGCGCCTGGACTCTTCCCTTTCAGGAAACGATGCTCTGCTTCTCAGTCAGCGGGGTGTTCAAAGAAGGTGAGTGTGTGTAGACCCCCACCCCAGATGCCCCACTGCTGCCTCCCCCCGGGCAGCCTCACTCCCAGAACCACCCAGCTTCCCTgaccccttcctttcccttccgttcccttccctttccttccccttctcttctcttcccttccctttccttccccttcttttcccttcccttcccttcccctcccttcattTCCCTTCCTTACacatctcttcccttccctttcctttcccttccctatCCTTCCGTCCCCttccctctgctcccctcccctcccctctactcccctcccctccccttccccactgtgttCTCCAGCCCTCAGGCTTCCCACAGACAATGCAGGTCTGAGCTCTGTCCATTCCTGTGTGCCCTGCACACCCTGGGCATTGGGGACACAGGCTGTGGAGTTTGGCGGCTCTCATCCCAGATCCTTACTCTGAGAACTTGGGCTGTTACTTCAcctctcagtttccacatttgcaCAATGGGGTAGTAGTATCCTCTTCTTGGGCGGCTGTGAAAAATGCATCCCAAGAACTTGTGATGTGGTTGTCAGGGGCCTTGTCACTGGGCGCAGACTGCTCCTATAGTTGCCCTCCCCATTCCCGACACCCTGGCCCCCGTGAACAACTGCCGTCTCAGCATGAGCGTCCAGTCACACACCCTGACTGGGGACCGCCGTGTGAGCATGTACAGCACGTGCGGCTCTAAGGGgttctgttgtttgtttgctgttgaaGTGGAAGGAAGTTCTTAGGGCTGTGTGCGTTCCTTCACTCGGACCTTCATCACTATCCCGGCCAGCTATTCCAGGTGAGAGCCCTGTTGTGGGCGGGAATGCCCATCCCCGCCTGGAGTCAGGGCCGTGGGAATGTGGTGGCGCAGACCTTAGGTTTACTGGATAATGTGGAAAGCCAGCAGGGAGATCCCAGGCGCAGTCTAGCCTAGTGGTTaagaagagcatgggctctggaattGGCCTATAGGTTGTCTCCTTGACACAAtactcacttgctgtgtgaccttggtcaagtcacaTG
This window of the Physeter macrocephalus isolate SW-GA chromosome 21, ASM283717v5, whole genome shotgun sequence genome carries:
- the LOC102994592 gene encoding LOW QUALITY PROTEIN: nuclear RNA export factor 2-like (The sequence of the model RefSeq protein was modified relative to this genomic sequence to represent the inferred CDS: substituted 2 bases at 2 genomic stop codons), coding for MHMTLWRTRKPLEREMGEDTQDGTPGSWFMVTIPSGIKYDRTWLMNSIQSHCSDPFTPVDIREDAEARRFHFMQNGAQFFVQEASTASALMDVSFKIFDEESRKVCIPVFVSPSAVPYSVRDKLKPEEMEQLKLTLSKRFDVSQQALELQRLRLDLDLVYSDIDIILNQRSCMAATLQIIEKNFPELLSLNLSSNRLYQLDGVSDIIQMAPTVKILNLPKNKQKSVWELSKMQGLKLEELWLQGNTLCGTFPDQSTYVRAVRECFPKLLRLDGQELPLPVTIDVDTPYIVKPCKRSFLGSDELKSLVLQFLQQYYLIHDYGDRQGLAGAYHEEACFSLTIPFHPEDPAPSSLCEYFKDSRNMKNLKDPHLRVQLLKHTKRVILHTLCVLPKTQHDFSSFVVDMWFQMETMLCFSVSGVFKEVEGSSXGCVRSFTRTFITIPASYSSLCIVNDELFVRDASSSETQSVFSIPVPTPTSSSMHTLSQQQQDIMQASSTPPEKNLXWSQK